The genomic stretch TAATCAGAGATATGCTAGAAGCTGAACGCATTCAGACATGTCGTCATGGTCAAGAAGAGGTGCTGAAGTTTAAGCTGAGCACCAGAATGAGGCAGAAAGGTGAGTGAATGTGCTGTGGTTGTTGACATCATGGGACATGGTGAACAGGAAATTCACATGATGGCTGTGCAGCCAAccattctgcagcaactgtgtgatgatatcatgtcagtatggaccaaaatctctgaagaaaGTTTCCAGCAGCTTTCTGAAACTGTGCCACGAAGAAATAAATCAGCTCTGAAGCTGACATCCTGTCCTAACACAGAGCGCATGAAGACGAGGCTGCTGAGTGTAACTGATCATGTTTAAACTCACACTGTGTATGCACAAATATCTGGCAGGGTAGTAttaatatgaaatatgaatCTATATTTTTCCATTACCCAATCTAGAGGTCAGAGACCAaagtcagttttgtttgttttgttttaaagttgCTTATGTTCATGTGTTGTTGTGTAGCAGCACTCAGTAATAGTGTTTTAATTCATAAAAGAAAACTGCTGCATCAGTCTGTGTACGTAAACTTAGTTAAGTAAAAGAAAAGTGAGTCCCCCCCACCCCGCCTCTGCACCAAtagtaaagctggtgctcagaggaagagggcggggctttacttggtgtcagtgagagaaatgaaaaaaagctcaaatgagtgagaaggacgatgaaggaaacatctgtgctgtgtctgctctgtaagtagaatctctgtgtttgtttgaattattgacctttgactgtctgctctcctgataactgatgatggaggagaagacatgaaaaactaatcaggctgaattcaagttcaaacaccatgaggaccaactgcaggtctgaactgactctgtatctttgctcaggagtccaggaaacacagcagctctgattAGGCCCAATACATTTTTTAAGTATTTCACacttttcatgtgttttccaAACTTTATTGACACTTGTTGCTGCATCAACTCTAACATGAGCAGATCTATCAGAGAGAGACGAGTTTGTgggtctgtcagctgtttgtgtggagttgttctttgtgttcacctcaaaccaacctgagtgtcatttctctttagttctgatctcactgctgagctgcacaacaaaccaaggtcagtaaccttcttctgtcacagcttcaacctgatcaatgctcactaatatgacctgtttggcttcatgtttcattgtaaccctcacagctcgtctgactgtgagtcccagcagctctcagttctttaacggagactttgtgtctctgagctgtgaggaggacgacagctctgctggatggactctgaggaggaacacaagcaaacaacagaggactcagtgtggagatgggTGGGGCGGATTGTCTGGTTTAGCTAATTCTTCCTGTGACATCAGCTACATCGTCAAAggggacagtggagtttactggtgtgagtccagagagggtgccatcagtaacatggttaagctcacagtctctggtaagctgagtgtgtggagttagtgttgatgaagctgtgtgtaaatggatgaaatgctgtagtttgtctctgtgttgaggtggatcagtgatcctgcagagtcctgtcctccctgtgatggagggagatgacgtcactctgctctgtcaaacaaagaccactccctccaacctcccagctgctttctataaagatggctccctcatcaggaagcagcctacaggtcacatgaccatccagcatgtttccaggtctgatgaaggcctctacaagtgtgacatcagcggtcatggagagtctccatccagctggatcactgtcacaggtgacacactcacctgtctgtgtttctgcaggtttcaacattcacaatgtgaccagaacttaatgactgtgtttgctttattttagagagacacaccaccacacctccacctacatccacacctccacctacatccacctcTCCTGGTTCCCCTCTTCATATCtctgtgctgttgctgtttgtaTCAGTGTGTGTAGCAGTTTTACTGGTCCTGCTGGTGCTACTGGTTTTGTTGGTGAGACGACATGTTCATATtaaacctgaaggtgagactcagacttctggattcattattttaagatttttgtatttaaattcTGTATCATTGCATGTAAAAATTGTTACAGTTTGTAAACACTTTCCCAATAATTTCTTAAATTTGCATCATTTcagcagatgaagctgaagctgtAGAAGAAGATAAGACAGATGATGTCATCTACAGTGAGATCACAATATCACATCGTCAGCAACAACCAGTCAAACAAAGCAATGGTAATATTATAATTGGTTGGCATTTTGATTgctgatttattaatttttggcTGTGTTGAGTGTTTGTGGCACTTTGAATGAAACCTGGCTGCAGCCTGATTTTcttcaaacatttaaaactcGTCCTCTCTGCAGTTCAGTTTGAGCTTTGACTGATGGCGCAGACTCAGCCACCCTACTGCTGCTTTTTGCTTTGATACATGCACAGGTAGTCAGCAGCATTCACAGGAAGAGTGTAGCGTGAGACGCTTACAGACACAAACTGCTCAGATGACCTGTTAATGCACGGATTCATGTTTAAAGCTCTGCCTGTaagaccacagcagcagcttcatgcTGTGGACTctttactgtaaatgttttgGATATTAAATTGGGATTTTTTCAACAGCTCAAAGCAAAGCTGCAAAAGATGATGTCACAGATGACATCACCTACAATGGAATGACGACCTCACAGAGTCCACAACAGCCAATCAAACAAAGCAGAGgtaatatttttttgtgtgtgtgtgttggtttgCTTTCAGGAGCTGGGGGTggggtgatggtgatggtggtggtgatggtggcactgaacatgcttcctgtttCAGCAGCTTAAACAGGAAACATATGAGCCAATCGTGTCGTTGCACTGATGCACGTTAAGCTTCATGAATGCTTCATGTTCTCAGAGTAAAGATGGAGACGGTTTTTCTTGGCTCAGTGTCCACAGCATGAGCCAGTGCAGTTTGGATTTAAATGACTGCATGGGCAGAGCTATGATGGGTCTCTGAGCCTCAGAGTCATCTTATTCCCCCCCCCCATGTTAGTTGTTTGGAGTCCAAAGTGGCCACATCTGGATGAGCAGGTAAAGTTAGCTAATAGTATCTAGCTTGGTTAGCGAGAGCACAACAGCCGGGTGTAAACTtgcttatttctgctgtaaagttggacattttaacatgtggAGGGACTCAGGTTTGGAGTTCTAGGTGGCTgttagaggagctgcagctttcaGCCTCAGAGGTCGATAATTGGTTTCTGTACTGGTGGTTTTACAGTTACATCCAAACATTTTTGGATAATGACTCACTTTAGTCCATCAAGATGTGAATGAAGGGCAGACTTCCGGCTTTAACGCTAAGGCTCCTCAAGGTTCATTTTTCTGATGACGGCCTCTGTCACCTGCATTTAACAAGTCTCTGGACTGGGAATCACCTGGTTATTGAAAAGCaccagtctaagcagagatgcacTCCCCTCTCCCCGCCTCCTCCACCTTTTTTAGGGAGGGGACACTGAGGCGTTTTCAAGCCATAATCCCTAAAGTTTGTCCCGGCTGAGCAGGTTGAAGAACATGCTTCTTCTAATGCCTGAAACGTCTCATCGAGGAGGCACTCAGTCGCATCACTCTATTAATGTGAGATGTAAAGAGACACGCTGAACAGACCGAATGTCTGAATCCTGTTGACCTCTTTAAAATTCTACATGTAAAACCGCAGCAGtgacttcctgctgctgactgcAGCTAGCTGCATCCTGACTGAGGAGACTTCTCACCACAGGCTGTCCTCGTTTGGCTAACAGTAGCGTTCATGTTCATGAGAAAGTGTTTGCTCTCTGCGCTGCGGTGCGTGTGCCTGCATCAAGAAACGATGGCATCAAAAGATATTGAGATTTTTCAGAGAAACGCCCACCACGTCTTTCAGGTTGATTGTTGTTTCAGAGCAGAGGTGTTTGGAAGTGGGGCAGAAAAACCCCACAGCTGTTCACAAAGGTTATCGCATCTCTGCACAAATAAAGATGTCCTGCCACAGATGGAATATAATAATATGCCCGTACTGTTGCAGCTCTGCCTGGAGAGTGTGATACAGCTGCAATCTACTCAACGGTGAGACATAAAGCCGATGGTAGTGGACAACCTGGCATCAGACCGAAGAAGCCCACGGGTACAGCTGCTCTTTAACTTCATCTGTGAACAAACCAAAGCTGCTCTTTTTCCTGCAAAGCTGAGCTGTTTAGATATAAGAGCAACAGAAGGCCAGGTTGATTATAAATATGCTTCAAGAAATTGCCTTCACTATGGAAACCTACTCCAGCGGTGGATGACCTCATTAAACCAGGACGGTTTCAGATAATTCGCTCAGGTTTGTGTGAAAATTAACCCCTATGACTCAAAACCGAGGCCTCACACTGCTCTACACACTCAGCTTCATGCAGTTTGTTCTACACTAATGTCATAAAGACGGGCATAAAGGTTGCAAAGCGCATGATATCATCATATGGTAACACTAGCCAAAAAAGCCCACCCACCTGTTCAGACCTTTTGTTTTGAAGGGCATCCAATCAGAAACCAGAAATGTGAAGAGCTAaatcagcttgtttcagacaggcGATGACCTGAGGGGCTGCAACAAGGTTTAGTATCcgataaagaaggattatttttaactaTAAAGTGATTCTAGTGGAGacgaggataaaaaaaaaacatggagagATGGAATATGTATACCTGCTGTGAGTGAACGAGACGCCAAACGGACACACTGAATTTAAAAGATGTGGGTGAAGTCCTAATTATCAGTAGATCATCATGTTTAGTGCACTGtatgcagtttgtttgtgtatgCGTGTAAATTTCAGTGCAAATGCACTCACAACAGCACGTTTAAGTAGGACAGGAGATGATTTGGGTCACagagtttgttgtgatttgcagCGTAGGTGGTTCCCAGCACAGTCATGCCTGAACTGGAGCTGTGTGTGAACAATGAAAGTCTCAATTAAACCACAACGCTTGTAatcctgtttcctgttgtttgaactgtgtgtgtttgtgttcacacCTTAAACCAGAGACCGACATCAtctactcttcactgaagtagtccaccagtccaaccactgaggtccagctgctgctctctgactgctcccCCAGCACCTCACACCAGACTGCACCACAGttttaaaagataaaatcaataatgtatgttttatatgttctcACTGAACTACAGCCTTGTGACTGAAACTGCGACAGCAGTTTCAATAAGTTGATGTGATTTATGTCCTCAGTACCTTTTAGTGttatttatactttatttatgtttattggTTTCTGCAGGATCAATAAACTTTTGGCCTCAGCTGCTGTTCTCACGTGATTCTGTCGGTTTACAGAAAGTCTCACGTGGAAAGTCTGATTTGTTCTTCTTTGTTTGTGGCTGCAGAATACGATGCACGATAAACCACAAATGCAAAGCAAACAACAGCAGGAGCGTCATTCAGTAGCTGCACAATACACAGGAAAAGCTTCAGtacaggatgtgtgtgtgtctgaaactGAAGAGTCTGATCTCTTTATTACTGAAACCAGCTGGAAACcagcaggcagcagctgacatgCAAAAAtttcctcttttaaaaaaaaattattaatttttgaatatttaaagcAACAATTAATAAATTTCTCTGGGAATCATTTATGACTCCACGCTGAGTAATTTAAGATGAAAGGGAGCGTGAACATGTGAGTCAGGCTGAACCTCCTTCTGGGTCACACCGCCTGAAGCAGCTCAGAGCTCCACCTGTTAGACGTCTCAGTGAAGCCTGAAACGGCCACGAATCCCATTTAAAGTCTGCTGTGATCTACTCATAAAACTGGGAATTTTAGAAACCGGGAGATGTCATGTCTCATATCCGTTCTAAGATTTCCATTTGCGTGtgtcaaactgctgaaaatcCCATATAAATGAGAACCTAACCATAAACCTGGTGAAGATGCCTCCACCTCTCTGGGATCTTTTCCACCTGCTCGCTGCAGATTGTTTGTAAGTGTcagagtccacagagactcctacAAATTCAAACCCTCAGTCTTTTTTAAACAGACCACAAAAAGCTTAAACCCgttttatataaaattatttataaaaaaaattattaataaataaatggaagagATTTGTGCACAATTTGCTTCAACTTATTTAGATGAATAATAGCAGCTGGGACAAAGCTGCTTCTGTAATGCTGCATTCAGGGACTGCAAACCTCTGTCTGGTGGGAAGAAGCTGaaaatgggtgggtggtgggggGTCATTTGAGATGGAGCTGCCATCCTCTGCAGCTGTCTGGTGCACACAGACTCCAGGTTAAGCTGCGTTTCCCTGATCAGTTCACAATTCCTGTCAGTTTGTTCTTGTCCTTCATCGTACCGTAACACCAAGACAAACCTGACTCAGTCTATAAAATAATGGTCTCATCTTTGTGAATGGACGACAGTTTCTGGAAACAacacaaatgttggtggatctTTTTTCCACACTGCTTCACAGTTTGATCCTCAATGTTTGTGGCATCAggtctgctggattttttccctgAAATCCACAATCATGTCCTTGGTTTTTGATACATTTAGCTGGAGATGAAACTCTTCACACCACCTGACAAAATGCTCAACAACAGGCCCACGGCTGCTTTCTTTGCCACACAAAGACTAACAGAGAtcgtgtcatctgcataaatcATTCTGCCATCAAAGATGCCCTGATCGGACGCATCCTCGTAGTGAGCCAGTGGATGATGTGACGTGGTCAGCCATAACTCTCTGTTTCCTGTCAGGAAGTCCAGAATCCAGCCAACAAAATTACTGCTTAACTCCACAAGCCTGTGGATTAAAACATGTGGCTCCATACTATTAAATGCATAAATCTTTAAATTGAAGTCTGGTATAACACCCCTCGCCTCCCGCATGTTTAAAGAGCAGGTTAAGAAGAGTGAGTGTGGCATCCTTCACTCCTCTATGAGGCCTACATGTAAACAGTAGATGATCCAACACCTGCTCAGTGTTCCGCAAAATTTCTGACTGCACgtttttcaaaacttttcatTAAATTGAAGCCAAAGCCACCGATCTAAAATCATGTCTGTCCTCATTCATATCCTCCACAACCCGTACCACCTTTCCTGTCTTGGCACCTGACACtgtgcaactccttctgaccttctttGTACTTCTTCATCAACTCTCTTAATGTCGAGGAACGTGCAAAACCTGGACTCGAACGCTAGACACAAGAATAAAAGTTTAACATGTTTATTGCTGAATTTACAAGTCAGGGGGGCTGAAAGGTAAGTCCAGGGAGACTGGGAGCGCTGGAAAGTTTTTCGTGGTAGACTGAGATGAACATCATGAGATTATTGATGATTCCAGCACAACAGAGTCAAGAAAGCAAGAGCTTGGCTTCTTGAGCTCAGTCCTCAATGGGATGGTTTTGGTGGATGACCAAACTTTCTGACCTGATAGGTATTTAAAGGCTGTAGTTGGAGCTCAGAGACAAGACGCTTGTTCTGTTCCAGGGCTGTCAGCATGGCAGCACAGGTGTTTCTCCAGATGTTGTGATTCTGGATATGGTGCTGGATGATATGGTGCTGGATGATATGGTGCTGGATGAATGGCACCACCACTTTTCCTTCCAGAGCAGGAAACAAGGGAGGTTGGTATATATGTGCATACTTTACTTATACCAATTTTGAGCTCAAGGTAAACTGTTGGTGGGATGATGTACTGGAAGGTAGCCTCAGACTCCTGATTCACCTTTTCTGGCCTAATTGAAGCAtgcattaatttattcattcattcattataatTGTGTCTTCCGTTTCCTGCCATGAGCTGCTGAAATGTTTCGTATTTTCAACTCCAGGCTGAGACGCACAGCTGAAACGGATTCTTTCCAGCTGTTGTTTCGCAGGAAGGACGGAGATTTAAAGATGATCGttaattattatcatcattttatttttttcctcaagtgatggatggagggaatttTACTGCAGTCATAGAGGAGTTCTTCTGGATCACAGCAGCTAAATGTGTCAGATGGTTTAATTCATAGGCTACGGCACTGTGGTGCATCGATCACATAGTGAGTGCTCTATAATTTGATCACAGGGTTGGAGCGGAAAATACCGCAGTATTAAATATATGCGTTGCCATGTAGACATTATTTCCACATCAGCGGTGGAGGAGCAGAAGCTGAAACGGGATGCTTAGAAATCACCATGTAATAAATAAGCAGTTCATAATAAATGTgtgatatttggttaaaaacagttagaaatatattttgttgtgttaagTTCGTGGCTGAAATATTAAGGATGTTAAagacatttgttttaattattatacatttcttttggttttaaaaactgtatttcttcGAAAGAGCTGTTTTTTCCGAGTGGAAGTGAACGAGACACAGCTGGAATGGCGGAGTGAGCTCGAGAGGAGCCGAGAGGAGCTATCGCAGAGAAGTGGATTCCCGCAGAGCTCGGAGGAAAAAGTTTATGGCTACAGACATTGTGGATTGTTGGTTAGACAAGTCAGAGACTGTGGGCCAGCGTGGAAATAGCAAATGTCGACCTGAAGTTTGCTGTGTGGAAGTTTGTGGAAGTTTGCTGCTCGTTGGTGAAGTGAGTAGCTAATGACTGAGCGACCGGACGGTAAGCGGCTAGTAGCTAACCTagcttcaagacagctgccCTGTCTGGACATTTTGTGGGCCTGGAAAAGAGACAGCATCCAAGCACCCGTGGCTCCTCTAGCGGAGGTGAAGTCCATCTTATTCTGCAGTGATCCCGGAGAGCTTCTGCTCTGCTCTGGAGTTGAGGCCTGCTGGCTAGCTTCCTCGTGTCTTTCAAAAAGGTACCATCATTGTATTTTGTTGCTCCAGGTGGAGTCTAACGACTATTGAGTTTTGGGTCACTACGATCTCCAGCATACCAttcaagtctcccgttttggccgggaaattcCCGTGTTTTACCGGCGTCATGCCGTATTTTTAGTTtcccgtattttcagttttcatttttttttaaagcatccctgtgccgctccaaactgaatagtttaggttagtgccgacagctggaacagctgtgtgtgtaatgtgggtctaggaaacgcattaaagttattaagttatttcataaagtttatttgtagttctaaacatattttatggtgtttttcttcactttttgtctctccaaagatgtttttcctctcctgcagcctcgattgcaactacagtacatctaaatgaacaattatgcaaattaggcgatgacgTCATATAGTGACCTATTTTCAGggaaatttcccgtatttttaaatacaaaacttgacaggtatgatcTCCAGCCACGACTCAggcctgcaacatttatttCCTGTTGTATTGTTTTGCCGGCACAGTGTAAATGATATTTAAGTTGAATAACAGAAGGgactttaattttgtatttctcttttattttcaatgAACTATCAGTAACTTGACTCTTAATTTGAAatactgttgtgtttattgAGTTTACAGTGAAGATCATTCTCTTTAAGGTTTAAGGTGTTGGTAGTAAATGTACATGCT from Archocentrus centrarchus isolate MPI-CPG fArcCen1 unplaced genomic scaffold, fArcCen1 scaffold_35_ctg1, whole genome shotgun sequence encodes the following:
- the LOC115776607 gene encoding Fc receptor-like protein 5 — protein: MKETSVLCLLFLISLLSCTTNQARLTVSPSSSQFFNGDFVSLSCEEDDSSAGWTLRRNTSKQQRTQCGDGWGGLSGLANSSCDISYIVKGDSGVYWCESREGAISNMVKLTVSGGSVILQSPVLPVMEGDDVTLLCQTKTTPSNLPAAFYKDGSLIRKQPTGHMTIQHVSRSDEGLYKCDISGHGESPSSWI